A window from Pangasianodon hypophthalmus isolate fPanHyp1 chromosome 16, fPanHyp1.pri, whole genome shotgun sequence encodes these proteins:
- the spata2 gene encoding spermatogenesis-associated protein 2 translates to MSARAPPCKTRSAVMDAKLRDDLFRRYVAFLEKRLEEGAGGAQGNAREEALVSTATALLGACEAEAGQRFRAIRFYDIVENSLRTLRGANLHALENAFATLETVCTNLLLFPWKKEFRCIKTFTGPYVYQLQSAICDSDLRAVLRSMGYTRDQDLQYVIRDQHAAAGAAAAHHLRQLAFELLLAQAECRLLRERGGGVAELEAVEARRSSGDDVTRLSARQSDADRVHLRRSGRPSKSVDVTDSAGHWHQANKPVLKTSLSLRKEPLFVDAEEDLKDEIIRPVGDYYPSQPSEPYPYHLSSLDEIDLYTERGMSGRHTPSRTPSRESWESWAPKSHGLKCQGCGLSSPTLSSCQRCDAILCPTCHGSDPSPCCGIPDFPKNSSRPLDGYVPVKEKLSVYSSSHPHTHTHAHTHTHTLTHTHPLSHSHSHSPLLDKPAIGTKLFPSKPSSAGAAASGAGGSRCGFCNKPGASHTCVNCSKVSCDACMSLYMGDMCTRKSLHHNFVPNHQLNYKSSTISHLVYR, encoded by the exons ATGAGTGCGCGCGCACCACCGTGTAAAACCCGCAGCGCAGTGATGGATGCCAAGCTTCGAGACGATTTGTTCCGGAGGTACGTGGCGTTCCTGGAGAAGCGGCTCGAAGAAGGAGCGGGCGGAGCTCAGGGAAACGCGAGGGAGGAAGCCCTCGTCTCCACGGCGACCGCCCTGCTAGGGGCGTGCGAGGCGGAGGCGGGGCAGCGGTTTCGCGCGATCCGCTTCTACGACATCGTCGAGAATTCTCTAAGAACGCTGAGGGGAGCCAACCTGCACGCGCTGGAGAACGCCTTCGCCACGCTGGAGACCGTCTGCACCAACCTGCTGCTCTTCCCCTGGAAGAAAGAGTTCCGCTGcattaag ACGTTCACCGGGCCGTACGTGTACCAGCTCCAGTCCGCCATCTGCGACTCCGATCTCCGCGCCGTGCTGCGCTCCATGGGCTACACTCGGGATCAGGATCTGCAGTACGTGATCAGAGATCAGCACGCCGCGGCCGGCGCCGCCGCCGCCCATCACCTCCGCCAGCTGGCGTTCGAGCTGCTCCTGGCGCAGGCCGAGTGCCGCCTGCTGAGGGAGCGCGGAGGGGGCGTGGCCGAGCTGGAGGCCGTGGAGGCGCGCAGGAGCTCCGGCGACGACGTCACGCGCTTATCGGCGCGCCAGTCCGACGCCGACCGCGTCCACCTGAGGCGCAGCGGGCGCCCTTCCAAATCCGTCGACGTGACGGACAGCGCCGGTCACTGGCACCAAGCCAACAAACCCGTCCTCAAGACGTCACTCAGCCTCCGCAAAGAACCGCTATTCGTAGACGCCGAAGAGGACCTGAAAGACGAGATAATCCGCCCGGTCGGGGATTATTACCCCTCTCAGCCGAGCGAGCCGTACCCGTACCACCTCTCCTCGCTAGACGAGATCGATCTGTATACGGAGCGAGGGATGAGCGGCCGTCACACGCCTTCCAGGACGCCCAGCAGGGAATCGTGGGAATCCTGGGCGCCGAAGAGCCACGGATTAAAGTGTCAGGGTTGCGGATTGAGCTCGCCGACGCTCTCTTCCTGTCAGAGGTGCGACGCCATCCTCTGCCCGACGTGCCACGGCTCGGACCCGTCTCCCTGCTGCGGCATTCCGGACTTCCCTAAAAACTCCTCGCGCCCTCTGGACGGCTACGTCCCGGTCAAGGAGAAGCTTTCGGTTTACTCCagctcacacccacacactcatactcacgctcacacacacactcacactctcacacacacacacccgctcTCACACTCTCATTCCCACTCACCTCTTCTGGACAAGCCCGCCATCGGCACCAAGCTGTTTCCGAGCAAGCCGTCCTCGGCGGGAGCGGCGGCGTCCGGCGCCGGAGGATCGCGCTGCGGCTTCTGTAACAAACCGGGAGCCTCGCACACGTGCGTGAATTGTTCCAAGGTGTCGTGCGACGCGTGTATGAGCCTTTACATGGGCGACATGTGCACACGCAAGAGCCTGCACCATAATTTCGTACCCAACCACCAGCTCAACTACAAATCCAGCACCATTTCTCACCTGGTGTATCGATAA